DNA from Dokdonella koreensis DS-123:
TTCGTCGACATCGCCGAGAAGCTGGCGATCGGCCGCGTCAAGGAGCTGTTCGGCGCCGACTACGCCAATGTCCAGCCGCACTCGGGCTCGCAGGCCAACCAGGCCGTGTACCTGGCGCTGCTACAGCCGGGCGACACGATCCTCGGCATGAGCCTCGCGCACGGCGGCCACCTGACGCACGGCGCCAAGGTCAACATCTCCGGCAAGCTGTTCAACGCGATCCAGTACGGCGTCGATGCCGAGGGCCGGATCGACTACGACGCCGTCGAGCGCCTGGCGGTCGAGCACCAGCCGAAGATGATCGTCGGCGGCTTCAGCGCGTATTCGCAGGTCGTGGACTGGGCGCGGCTGCGCGCGATCGCCGATCGCGTCGGCGCGATCCTGTTCGTCGACATGGCGCACGTGGCCGGCCTGATCGCCGCCGGCGTCTACCCCAATCCGGTGCCGCACGCGCACGTGGTGACCTCGACCACCCACAAGACGCTGCGCGGCCCGCGCGGCGGCATCATCGTCGCCAAGGGCCTGGGCGAGGACCTGGAGAAGAAGCTGCAGTCGATCGTGTTCCCGGGCATCCAGGGCGGTCCGCTGATGCACGTCATCGCCGCCAAGGCGGTGGCCTTCCTCGAAGCGCTGCAGCCGGAGTTCAAGACCTACCAGCAGCAGGTGGTCGTCAACGCCAAGGCGATGGCCAGGACCCTGATCGCGCGCGGCTACAAGATCGTCTCGGGCGGCACCGAGAACCACCTGATGCTGATCGACCTGATCGGCCGCGACGTGACCGGCAAGGACGCCGAGGCCGCGCTCGGCCGCGCGCACATCACCGTCAACAAGAACGCCGTTCCCAACGACCCGCGCTCGCCGTTCGTGACCTCCGGGCTGCGCATCGGCACGCCGGCGATCACCACCCGCGGCTACGGCGAGGCCGAGAGCGTCGCCCTGGCCGGCTGGATCGCCGACGTGCTGGACGCCCCGGGCGACGAGGCGGTGATCGCCGCCGTGCGCGAGCGGGTCACCGCCCAGTGCAAGGCGTTCCCCGTCTACGGCTGAGCCCCCGTGCACTGCCCCTTCTGCCAGCACGAAGACACCCGCGTGATCGATTCGCGGGTTTCCGAGGACGGATCGACGATCCGGCGCCGGCGCGAGTGCGAGCAGTGCGGCGAACGCTTCAACACCTTCGAGACCGCCGAGCTGAAGCTGCCGGCAGTCGCCAAGAGCGACGGGCGTCGCGAGGCCTTCGACGAGCGCAAGCTGCGCACCAGCTTCGAGCGCGCATTGCAGAAGCGCCCGGTCGCGAGCGAGGCGGTCGACGTCGCCGTCCGCGCGGTGCTCGACGACCTGCGCCGCAGCGGCGAGCGCGAGGTGCCGTCGCTGCGCGTGGGCGAACTGGTCATGCGCGAGCTCAAGAAGCTCGACCAGGTGGCCTACGTGCGGTTCGCCTCGGTCTACCGCAGCTTCGCCGACGTGCAGGCGTTCCGCGAGGAGATCGAGATGCTCGAGCGCGACCTGCCGGTGCTCGAAGGCCTGCAATTGCCGTTGCTCGGCGATGCCGGCGCGCGCAAGCGCAAGCTCTGACGCGGCTTCCGGCCGCCCTCGCGATGACCGATCCTTCCTCGCCGCCTGCCGCGACCGCGCTGGACCACGCCCACATGGCGCACGCGCTGCGGCTGGCCGAGCGCGGCCTGGTGACGACGCGCCCGAATCCGCGTGTGGGCTGCGTGCTGGCGCACGGCAGCGAGGTCGTCGGCGAAGGCTGGCACCGCCTGGCCGGCGGGCCGCACGCCGAGGTCGAGGCGCTCGCCGCCGCCGGGAGCCGCGCGCGCGGCGCCACCGCCTACGTCACGCTGGAACCGTGCGGCCTGCACGGCCGGACCCCGCCGTGCGCCGACGCGCTGATCGCCGCCGGCGTCGCCCGCGTGGTGATCGCCAGCGAGGATGCCGCGCAGGAGGCCGGTGGCGCGCTCGAGCGCCTGCGCGCGGCCGGCATTGCGGTCGAGTGCGGCCTGCTGCGCGAGGCGGCCCGCGAGCTCAACCGCGGCTTCTTCAGCCGCATCGAGCGCGGCCGGCCGTGGCTGCGGCTGAAGCTGGCGATGAGCCTGGACGGGCGCGTCGCACTGGCCGACGGCGCCTCCCAATGGATCACTGGTGCGGCGGCCCGCGAGGACGTCCAGCGCTGGCGCGCGCGCAGCTCTGCGGTGCTGACCGGCAGCGGCACCGTGCAGGCCGACGATCCGCGGCTGACGCTGCGCCTGGCCGAGGCCGGCGACACGCCGATTCCCCCGCTGCTGCGCGTCGTGCTCGATCGCGCGCTGCGGACACCGGCCGGAGCCGCCGTGCTCGACGGCAGCGCGCCGACCCTCGTCGTGCATGCCGTCGATGCTGTCCCCGTCGATGCGCGGTTCGCACGCGTCGAGTGCGTGCCGGTCGCCACGACGGTTGAAACCGGCCTGCCGCGTCTCGATCTCCCCGCCGTGCTGTCGCTGCTGGCGGCGCGCGGCGTCAACGAGCTGCAGGTCGAATCCGGCCCGGTGCTCGGCGGCGCGCTGTTCGCCGCCGGCCTGGTCGACGAACTGCTGCTCTACGTGGCGCCGGTGCTGCTCGGCGACCGGGCGCAGCCGCTGCTGGCGTTGCCGACGCTGGCCGACATGGCCTCGCGCTGGCGGCTGCGGACGATCGACCGGCGCGCGATCGGCGCCGACCTGCGGCTGCTGCTGCGGCCGGACTGACCGGCCCGCGCGCCCGCGGCGTCCGGCGCCGGCCCTTCTTCAAGTCACCAACGGATAGCTTGCGCATGTTCACAGGAATCATCCAGGCGGTCGGCCGGATCGCCGCCATCGAGCCACGCGGCGGCGACGTGCGCCTGCGCGTCGATGCGGGCGCGCTGCCGCTCGACGACGTCGCCGAGGGCGACAGCATCGCGGTGGGCGGCGTCTGCCTGACCGCGCTGGAGGTCGGGTCCGGCCACTTCGCCGCCGACGTCTCGGTCGAGACGCTCGCCGTGACGACGCTCGGCGGGCTGCAGCCCGGCGACACCGTCAACCTCGAGAAGGCGCTGCGGCTTTCGGACCGTCTCGGCGGCCACCTGGTCTCCGGCCACGTCGACGGCATCGGCCGGGTGGTGGAGGTCGCCGACGAGGCGCGCTCGCAACGCTGGACCTTCGAGGCGCCACCGGCGCTGGCACGCTACATCGCCGCCAAGGGCTCGATCTGCATCGACGGCGTCAGCCTGACGGTCAACGCGGTCGAGGACAGCCGCTTCGGCGTCAACCTGATTCCGCACACGCAGGCCGTCACCACGTTCGGTGCGCGCCGCGCCGGCGACCCGGTCAATCTCGAGGTGGACCTGCTGGCGCGCTACATCGAGCGCCTGCGGCTGGCACCGGCCGGAGACACGCCATGAGCTTCAACACGATTCCCGAGATCCTCGAGGACATCCGCGCCGGGCGCATGGTCGTCATCCTCGACGACGAGGACCGCGAGAACGAGGGCGACCTCATCATGGCCGCCGCCAAGGTGCGGCCCGAGGACATCAACTTCATGGTGCGCGAGGGCCGTGGCCTGGTCTGCCTGCCGCTGACGCAGGAACGCTGCCGGCAGCTGGGCCTCAAGCCGATGGTCAGCGACAACACCTCGCCGTACCACACCAACTTCACGGTCTCGATCGAGGCCGCCGAGGGCGTCACCACCGGCATCTCCGCGCAGGACCGTGCCTGCACGATCCAGGCGGCGGTCAGGCCGGACGCGGGCCCGGCCGACATCGTCCAGCCCGGCCACATCTTCCCGCTCGCCGCCCAGCCCGGCGGCGTGCTCGCGCGCGCCGGCCATACCGAGGCCGCCTGCGACCTCGCCGCGCTGGCCGGTCTGGAGCCGGCCGGCGTGCTGGTGGAAATCCTGGCCGAGGACGGCTCGATGGCGCGGCGGCCGGAGCTGGAGCGCTTCGCCGCCCGGCACGGTCTCAAGATCGGCACGATCGCCGACCTGATCCGCTACCGCCTGGCGACCGAGAAGACCGTCGAGCGGCTGTGCGACGTGGCGGTCGAGACCGAATTCGGCACGTTCCGCCTGGTGGTCTACCGCGATCGCCTGCAGGGCGCGCTGCACTACGCCCTGGTGCGCGGCTGCGTCGACGACGGCGCGCCGGTGCTCACGCGCGTGCACGTGCGCAATACGCTGTCGGACGTGCTGCACCTCAAGCGCGAGGACCTCGGCCTCACGGTCACCGCCGCGCTGCGCCGGATCGCCGACGAGGACCGCGGCGTGGTCGTCGTGCTGAGCGAGGTCGACGCCGAGGCCGCGCTGCTCGACAAGCTCGTCCAGGCGCCGGCCCGTCCCGCGGCGGCTGCCGCCGAATGGCGCCAGCACGGCCTGGGGGCGCAGATCCTGTGCGACCTGGGCGTGCGCCACCTGCGCGTGCTCGGTACCCCGCGCAAGCTGGTCGGCCTCGGCGGTTTCGGCCTCGACGTGGCCAGCTGGGACGAAACCTGAGCGCACCGCGCACGCACGCGGCCGCGGCATCCGTGGATAATGCTCCCCCCCGGGCCGCCGCCCGCCCCGTGCCGTCGCGCAACCCAAGCCCATGCCCAACCTCGCCGGCGAGCTTCGCCCCGTCCCTGACGCGCGCTACGCGATCGTCGCCAGCCGCTGGAACCCCGGCATCGTCGATGCCCTGGTCGCCGGCGCCCAGGCCGCGTTCGCGCAGAACGGCGTCGACGCGGCTGCGGTGGACGTCGTGCGCGTGCCCGGCGCCTGGGAGATCCCGGCCGTCGCGGCCCGCCTGGCGGCAGCCGGCGGCCATGCCGCGATCGTCGCGCTCGGCTGTGTCGTGCGCGGCGACACGCGTCACTACGAGCAGGTCGCCGACGGTTGCGCCGACGGCCTGATGCGCGTCGCGCTCGACTACCGCATCCCGGTGCTGAACGGCGTGCTGGCGGTGGAGCGTCATGCCGACGCCCAGGCCCGTGCCGGCGGTGCACACGGCAACAAGGGCGAGGAGGCCGCGCTGGCGGCGATCGAAATGGCTGACCTGTGGAGGCTCCTGTGAACCCCTCGCATCGCGTAACCGGCGTCGACCCGGCCGCCCGCGCCCGCGCCCGCCGTCGTGCGCTGCAGGCGCTCTACGCCTGGCAGATGTCCGGCAGCAAGATGACCCTCGTGATCGAGCAGTTCCGCCACGAGCAGGACATGGAGATCGCCGACCTGGAGTACTTCGAGGAGCTGCTGCGCGGCGTCGAGGCCCACTGCAGCGAACTCGACGAAGGCCTCAAGCCGCACCTGGACCGCGAAATCGCGCAGGTCGACCCGATCGAGCGCGCCGTGCTGCGCCTGTCGGCCTGGGAGCTGCGGCATCGGCCGGACGTGCCGTACCGCGTCGTCATCAACGAGGCGATCGAGGTCGTCAAGCGCTTCGGTTCCGAGTACGGGCACACCTACGTCAACGGCGTGCTCGACAAGCTGGCCGCCGAATGGCGCGCCCCCGAGTACCGCGGCCGCTAGCACGCCGGCGCGGGGCAGGAGTCCGCCGATGAGCGAGTTCGACCTGATCGACCTGATCCGCCGCCGTGCCGGTATCGAGCGCAACGACGTGCGCCTGGGGATCGGCGACGACGCCGCGCTGGTGCTGCCGCCGCCCGGCCACGAGCTGGCCATCTGCACCGACACGCTGGTCGCCGGCGTGCATTTCCCGGCCGACACCGCGGCGGCGGACATCGGCTGGAAGGCGCTGGCCGTCAACCTGAGCGACCTGGCCGCGATGGGCGCCACGCCCGCCTGGGCGCTGCTGGCGCTGACGCTGCCGACCGCCGATGCCGCCTTCGTCGAGGCCTTCTGCACCGGCTTCGGCGCCCTGGCCGCCCAGCATCGCGTCGCGCTGATCGGCGGCGATACCACCTCCGGGCCGCTGACCATCACGGTGACCGTGCACGGCTTCGTGCCGCCGGAACAGGCACTGCGCCGCGACGGCGCGCGCGTCGGCGACGCGGTTTTCGTCACCGGCACGCTCGGTGACGCCGCCGCCGCGCTGTGGCTGCGGCGCCGGTCCGGCGATCCGGCCCTGCGCGCCCAGCTCGATCCGCGCCTGGACCGGCCCGAGCCGCGCATCGCCGCCGGCGCGGCCCTGCGCGGCGCCGCCACCGCCTGTATCGACGTATCCGACGGGTTGCTGGCCGATCTGGGCCACATTGCCGACCGGAGCGGCGTCGGCATCGACATCGAGACCGACGCCCTGCCGTCCAGCCCGGCCCTGCTCGGCGCCTTTGCGGCGGCCGACCGCGCGCGCCTGCAACTGGCCGGCGGGGACGACTACGAGCTGGCCTTCACCGCACCCGCGCACCGCGCCGGCGACCTGCAGCGCGACCTGGCGCGGATCGGCTGCGGCGCCACGCGGATCGGCCGCGTGGTGGAAGGGGCCGGCGTGCGCGCGCTCGATGCCGACGGTGCGCCGATCACACTGCCGGCGCGCGGCTGGGAGCATTTCGCATGAGGCTCGACGCGGCGCAGCGCCGCGCCGTGCTCGGCCATCCGGCCGGCTGGATCGCATCGGGCTTCGGTTCGGGCTTCAGCCCGTTCGCGTCGGGAACCGCCGGCTCCGCCGTCGCCGTCCTGCTGTGGCTGCCGCTGAGCGGCTGCCCGCTGCCGGTCTACCTGGCTGGTCTCGTGGCCGCATTCGCGCTCGGCGTCTGGGCCTCGCATGTGGTCGTGAAGCGGCTCGGCCTGGAGGATCCCGGCGTCATCGTCTGGGACGAGTTCGTCGGCCAGTGGATCACGCTGCTGCCGCTGCTGGCGCTGCCGCTTCACTGGGGATGGATCGCCGCGGCGTTCTTCCTGTTCCGGCTGTTCGACGTGTGGAAGCCCTGGCCGGTGTCCTGGGCCGATCGTAGCGTCGAAGGCGGCCTCGGCGTCATGCTCGACGACGTGCTGGCCGGGGTCTATGCGGCGCTGGTGCTGGGGCTCGCGCTGTACGCGCTGTCCTAGTCGACGAGGGACCGGTCCATGAATCGGCGTGCTTTCCTGGCCCTGGTCGGAACGCTCACGATCGGAACCAGCGGTTGCGCGGACGGACCGCTCGATCCGTCCACCTTCACGGTCGCCGGCGACGTCTTGCCATCCTGGTACGAAGCACGCTACGGCGTTCCGGAAGATGTGGTGGTCGAGCTGACGGTGCATGCCTCCTACGACGTCGTCGTCATCGTGAAGGCCCGATCCGACGGCACGGTGCTGGACACGAGAACCGGTCTCTACCACGGCACGTTGTGGGTGGACGGCCACGCGCCGGCCGGGTTCCCGCAATACATGAAGATCGAGGTCGACGGCCAGGTAGACGTCTACGAACGCCGTGGCCCCCGGCGCGACTTGCATGTTTCCTCCGCGGTCAGCCCGGATCTCGAAGGCTGGC
Protein-coding regions in this window:
- the glyA gene encoding serine hydroxymethyltransferase, which gives rise to MFAKDLAIAGFDPELAGAIRAEASRQETHVELIASENYASPRVLEAQGSVLTNKYAEGYPGKRYYGGCEFVDIAEKLAIGRVKELFGADYANVQPHSGSQANQAVYLALLQPGDTILGMSLAHGGHLTHGAKVNISGKLFNAIQYGVDAEGRIDYDAVERLAVEHQPKMIVGGFSAYSQVVDWARLRAIADRVGAILFVDMAHVAGLIAAGVYPNPVPHAHVVTSTTHKTLRGPRGGIIVAKGLGEDLEKKLQSIVFPGIQGGPLMHVIAAKAVAFLEALQPEFKTYQQQVVVNAKAMARTLIARGYKIVSGGTENHLMLIDLIGRDVTGKDAEAALGRAHITVNKNAVPNDPRSPFVTSGLRIGTPAITTRGYGEAESVALAGWIADVLDAPGDEAVIAAVRERVTAQCKAFPVYG
- the nrdR gene encoding transcriptional regulator NrdR produces the protein MHCPFCQHEDTRVIDSRVSEDGSTIRRRRECEQCGERFNTFETAELKLPAVAKSDGRREAFDERKLRTSFERALQKRPVASEAVDVAVRAVLDDLRRSGEREVPSLRVGELVMRELKKLDQVAYVRFASVYRSFADVQAFREEIEMLERDLPVLEGLQLPLLGDAGARKRKL
- the ribD gene encoding bifunctional diaminohydroxyphosphoribosylaminopyrimidine deaminase/5-amino-6-(5-phosphoribosylamino)uracil reductase RibD — its product is MAHALRLAERGLVTTRPNPRVGCVLAHGSEVVGEGWHRLAGGPHAEVEALAAAGSRARGATAYVTLEPCGLHGRTPPCADALIAAGVARVVIASEDAAQEAGGALERLRAAGIAVECGLLREAARELNRGFFSRIERGRPWLRLKLAMSLDGRVALADGASQWITGAAAREDVQRWRARSSAVLTGSGTVQADDPRLTLRLAEAGDTPIPPLLRVVLDRALRTPAGAAVLDGSAPTLVVHAVDAVPVDARFARVECVPVATTVETGLPRLDLPAVLSLLAARGVNELQVESGPVLGGALFAAGLVDELLLYVAPVLLGDRAQPLLALPTLADMASRWRLRTIDRRAIGADLRLLLRPD
- a CDS encoding riboflavin synthase, producing MFTGIIQAVGRIAAIEPRGGDVRLRVDAGALPLDDVAEGDSIAVGGVCLTALEVGSGHFAADVSVETLAVTTLGGLQPGDTVNLEKALRLSDRLGGHLVSGHVDGIGRVVEVADEARSQRWTFEAPPALARYIAAKGSICIDGVSLTVNAVEDSRFGVNLIPHTQAVTTFGARRAGDPVNLEVDLLARYIERLRLAPAGDTP
- a CDS encoding bifunctional 3,4-dihydroxy-2-butanone-4-phosphate synthase/GTP cyclohydrolase II, with protein sequence MSFNTIPEILEDIRAGRMVVILDDEDRENEGDLIMAAAKVRPEDINFMVREGRGLVCLPLTQERCRQLGLKPMVSDNTSPYHTNFTVSIEAAEGVTTGISAQDRACTIQAAVRPDAGPADIVQPGHIFPLAAQPGGVLARAGHTEAACDLAALAGLEPAGVLVEILAEDGSMARRPELERFAARHGLKIGTIADLIRYRLATEKTVERLCDVAVETEFGTFRLVVYRDRLQGALHYALVRGCVDDGAPVLTRVHVRNTLSDVLHLKREDLGLTVTAALRRIADEDRGVVVVLSEVDAEAALLDKLVQAPARPAAAAAEWRQHGLGAQILCDLGVRHLRVLGTPRKLVGLGGFGLDVASWDET
- the ribH gene encoding 6,7-dimethyl-8-ribityllumazine synthase — protein: MPNLAGELRPVPDARYAIVASRWNPGIVDALVAGAQAAFAQNGVDAAAVDVVRVPGAWEIPAVAARLAAAGGHAAIVALGCVVRGDTRHYEQVADGCADGLMRVALDYRIPVLNGVLAVERHADAQARAGGAHGNKGEEAALAAIEMADLWRLL
- the nusB gene encoding transcription antitermination factor NusB, with product MNPSHRVTGVDPAARARARRRALQALYAWQMSGSKMTLVIEQFRHEQDMEIADLEYFEELLRGVEAHCSELDEGLKPHLDREIAQVDPIERAVLRLSAWELRHRPDVPYRVVINEAIEVVKRFGSEYGHTYVNGVLDKLAAEWRAPEYRGR
- the thiL gene encoding thiamine-phosphate kinase; the protein is MSEFDLIDLIRRRAGIERNDVRLGIGDDAALVLPPPGHELAICTDTLVAGVHFPADTAAADIGWKALAVNLSDLAAMGATPAWALLALTLPTADAAFVEAFCTGFGALAAQHRVALIGGDTTSGPLTITVTVHGFVPPEQALRRDGARVGDAVFVTGTLGDAAAALWLRRRSGDPALRAQLDPRLDRPEPRIAAGAALRGAATACIDVSDGLLADLGHIADRSGVGIDIETDALPSSPALLGAFAAADRARLQLAGGDDYELAFTAPAHRAGDLQRDLARIGCGATRIGRVVEGAGVRALDADGAPITLPARGWEHFA
- a CDS encoding phosphatidylglycerophosphatase A family protein, which codes for MRLDAAQRRAVLGHPAGWIASGFGSGFSPFASGTAGSAVAVLLWLPLSGCPLPVYLAGLVAAFALGVWASHVVVKRLGLEDPGVIVWDEFVGQWITLLPLLALPLHWGWIAAAFFLFRLFDVWKPWPVSWADRSVEGGLGVMLDDVLAGVYAALVLGLALYALS